The sequence below is a genomic window from Methylophilus sp. DW102.
CGGTTTTTGTCATGCGCGGACGCTGCTGTTCGCGGTTGTATTCTCGACGGCCGTCGTTGGCGGTGGGTGAGCGTCTCTCTTTTTGTTCGGGTTTGCCATCAAATGCACGTGGCTTTTTATCACGCACGGCTTTTTCTTTGCGTGCGGGTTGCGCTTGTGCGTCGCGCGCTTGCGGCACGGCTGCAGCCCGTTCTTTTTTGACAGGGGGCGCTTTGCTGCGGTCGCGCAACTCGGGTGAAAGTGGCCGCACCGGCTTTTCTCGTTTTTGTTCTGTGGCCGCGGGAGATTTATTGAGTTTGAGCGTAGACAAAGTAGTCGTCTCACCATAGAAATGAATAAGACGCTATTGTAATTTATTTGACTGGCAGCGGACGAAAATTCAGGGTGCCAGGCTGTTTGCGGGCACTTTCCGGCATATAGTGCAAAATACTTTCAGCACGCGACAATACGGGGTTTCTGGCAATAAACTGTTGTTTCCAGGCACGGTGCGGGTTGCGGATGATGCCCGCCAGCCAGGCGGCCTGAATCGGATTCATCTTGGCAGGCTCCAGGCCAAAATAATAGTTGGCCGCTGCGTGTGCACCACACAGCCCCGGGCCCCAATCCACCGTATTCAGATACAAATTAAGAATTTGTGTTTTATTTAAAGTGTGTTCGAGCTGCACCGCGTAGAGCAATTCTTCAATTTTACGCTTCCAGGTCCGTTCACCATTGGTGAACATGTATTTCACGACCTGCTGGGTGATGGTGCTGCCGCCTACCGCTTTATCCGTGCTTTCTTTGCCTAATAGCTGCCGCATTTGCGTGAGCACATAGCCGGGATGGTGCCTGAACTCGGCATCCTCGGCGATGATCACCGCCATCGGCAGCCAATGCCCCATGTTTTCATAACTGAGCCAGTGGACTTTTTCAGGATGTTTTTGCTCATCAAGCAAGGGGCAATCATACTGCACCGTCGACGCTGTGACTTTGCTGAGATCAAGCCCTGTCACTTGCAGCTGTTCAAGCTGAGGTTGTGCACTCCAGCTCTGCTTGGGCCAGCGCAGGGTACCGCTGGCGCTAAGAATGCCTGAGACATGCGCCTGCGAGATGCTGGAGGAATGACTGGCCAAGGGTGCCAGCAAGCTCGCTAAGGGGGTAGCAGGCAGCGTCCAGTTAAGCTTTAAGGCGTGCATGGTGACTTTGCCTTCAAAGTTAATTTTGAAGGCGGGCGGGGGCTCTGCGGAAGGGGTATTGGGGAGCGCTGAGGAGTGCGCAACCAGGTGTCCGTGAAGTTGCTGGCCATTCAGCTTGAGCCATAACTCGACACTTTCCAGCATCAGGGGCTTATCACTCACCGATTTAGCGATTAACCAGCATTGCTGGCAGTGGACACGCAAGCCGTCTGCATCATACAAGCGGATCTGGCCATGGTGCAGGCTAAATGCCTTGTGGTCCAGCCACCAGCGGCCAACTGGCGAGGTCGCCAGCATGAACAGCGGCAACACACGGACCTGAACGCCACTGCCTATCGGCAGCTTTATTCGCCAGGCAGTTTTATCATAGGGCTGCCAAATCCAGGCGGTGACGGCGAGCGTTGTCAGCAGAACAGCTGCCAAGAGCGTGAGTAACAGGCGTTTGCACCAGAGTCTGACCATGTTGAGCAATGCTTAGACCACCAGGCGCTCCACAACCTTGCCTTGCTGCAGATGACTTTCGATGATGTCGTCAATATCGCTTTCATCGACAAAGGTATACCAAACCGCATCTGGATAGACGACCATGACCGGGCCAACGCCACAACGGTCCAGGCAACCGGCACGGTTAATCCGCACTTTGCCAGCCCCAGCCAAGCCTTGCTGTTTGACCTGCTTTTTCATGTAATCAAAAGCCGCTTCGGCACCTTTGTGCATACAACAGTCTTCACCGTTTTCACGCTGGTTCAGGCAGAAAAAGACATGGTATTGAAAGTGGCTTGGAGTCATCTAAATTGCCTCAGTAAATAGGGACTGCACATTACTCAGTCGAAAGTTGGTCATCCCTGGTAAAGTTCCAGGTACGGGTAATACTCAGCACATCGGTATCCTGACGAATATCTTCGGTGAATACCGGAAACGGCGCGGCCAATTGCACAATGCGACGTGCGGACTCATCGAGCAACCTGTGCCCGGAGCTGCGATGAATACGAATATCTTCTATCGACCCATCGGCCTTGATCGACACCGTCATCTGCAATTGACCATATAACTTTTGTGTTCGGGCCGCCTGCGGATAATTCAGGTTTCCCACACGCTCAATTTTTTGCCGCCATTGCTCCACATAATTCGCAAAGCGATATTCGCGTGTGCGGGCACCGATAAACTGTCGCTTGGGGCGGTTTTCATAGGCCTCCTGCTGCTTGGCAATCAATGCTTCCAGCTTGGCCATTTCTTGCATGGCAGCCAATTGCGGCTGTGATTGCTCTGGCAGCAATTTTGCCGGCGTTTGCTCTTTGCTGGATGGATGCGGCAATGTGGACGGCGCCTGCAGACTAGTGACCGATGTACTGGCTTTTAGTTGCGTCAGTAGTGCCTGTGCTTCTTGCTCCAGTTGGGTCACCCGCTGTTTTTCTCGAACCAGCTCAGACTCTTGCGGGGCCGCGGCAGGCGTTGCTGAGGCGGTGTTTGCCTGTGGCGTAGCGGGCAAGGCTGCTTGTAATTGCTGCACGCTGGGCAGCGGACTTTTCATCTGCCGCTTTTCATCGGTATTGCCGCCGCGATCAAGGTTGGCTTGTGCCAGCGCATCCGCTTTTTCTGGCGCACTGCGGGTTTTGCTGTTGACCAGCATCACCTGCAAAGAGGGAATCTGGTCTTTAAACGCCTTGAGTTCGGGCTGAAAATGGAGCGTCAGCAATACGGCGTGCACCAGTAAAGAAGCCCACAAGGCCCATACCAGTGGTGACTGTTTGCTGAAACCTTTCACGAGGCCCATGCGGCGTCTGCCTGTTTATCCCTGCAAAGCCTGCAATAATTTCTGGTGCACGCCGCCGAACCCGCCATTGCTCATCACCAGCACATGGTCGCCAGGTTTGGCCATGGCGCTTACAGCGGCCACTAACTGTGTCAGGTCATCAAAGGTTTGGGCTTTGTGCTGAATCGGCGCCAGCGCCGCTGCCGCATCCCAGCCCAGGTTGCTGGCGTAGCAAAATACGGCATCGGCATCGCGCAGGCTGTCGGGCAGGGCCTCTTTCATCACACCCAGTTTCATGGTGTTAGAGCGTGGCTCGAGGACGGCCAGAATGCGAGCTGCGCCCACTTTGGCGCGCAAGCCTGCAACCGTGGTGGCAATCGCGGTAGGATGGTGGGCAAAATCGTCATACACCGTGATTTCGTTAACCACGCCTTTGACTTCCATGCGGCGTTTGACGTTTTTGAATTCGCTCAAGGCCTCAATCGCAATGCAAGGTGCAACACCGACATGGCGGGCGGCGGCAATCACTGCCAGCGCATTATTACGGTTATGTTCGCCGAGCAGATTCCAGCTCACATTGCCCTGGCGCTCACCGTTAAAAAACACATCAAAGCGGCCTTGGGCATCCACATGTTGCACTTGCCAGCCACTCGCGCTGTCTATGCGCTCCACAGCACTCCAACACCCGCGTGCAAGTACCCGGTCCAGGCTTTCTTGTTGGTTCGCGACCACCAGACCTTGCTGAGGCACGGTGCGCACCAGGTGATGGAACTGCTTTTCAATAGCGGCAAGGTCGTCAAAGATATCCGCATGATCGAATTCCAGATTATTCAGTACGGCTGTACGCGGACGGTAATGCACGAACTTTGAGCGCTTGTCGAAGAAAGCGGTGTCATATTCATCGGCCTCAATCACAAAGAAAGGGGAGACCGATTGCGGATCTTGCCTGGGTGTTTGTGGCAACCGCGCAGAAACACCAAAGTTTTCAGGCACGCCGCCAATCAAAAAGCCCGGCGCCAACCCGGCGTACTCCAGCACCCAGGCCAGCATCGAAGACGTGGTGGTTTTGCCGTGTGTCCCGGCCACGGCCAGTACCCATTTACCTTGCAGCACATTCTCTGCCAGCCACTGTGGGCCAGAAATATAAGGCAATCCTTGATTGAGGATTTCCTCCATTAAAGGATTGCCGCGCGTCACCACGTTGCCAATCACATAAATATCAGGCTGCAAGCCCGTTTGCGAAGGATCAAAGCCTTGGATCAACTCAATGCCCTGAGCCTCAAGTTGGGTGCTCATAGGCGGGTACACATTGGCATCACAGCCAGTGACCCGATGCCCGGCCGCCTTGGCCAGCACGGCGATGCCGCCCATAAACGTGCCACAAATGCCAAGGATGTGAATATGCATAGAATTTACCAGAACAGATTAACGCATGCATTTTACCAAACAACGTCTGGCAAAACGGTAGTGATGTGATTCAATTTGACGCAAATAAAGACTGATATGCCCGGCAGTGGGCAGTGATATCGTCCGCCTGGAAAATATCGCTAATCACGGCCAGTGCATCCGCGCCAGCCGTGATCAATGGACGGGCATTCTCCAACGTTATCCCCCCAATGCCAACCACCGGCACAGACAACTGTTGCCTGCCTTGCGCAAACAACGCAGTCTCGGCACGCGGCGCATTCGGCTTGGTAGAAGAAGGATAACAGGCGCCAAAAGCCACGTAATCCGCCCCCGCAGTTTGCGCGTGTTCCGCCAGCGAAAACTGGTTATAGCAAGAAGCGCCAATGATTTTTTGTTTACCAAGCAGGGCGCGTGCCTGCGTGATGGCACGGTCATGCTGACCCACATGCACGCCATCTGCATCCAGATGAGCGGCCAGATCAACATGGTCATTAATCAAAAAGGGAATCTGAGCGCCACGGCATAATGACAACAAGGCTGCCGCTTGCTCCAGACGCAAGGCCTCGGTGGCCGTTTTATGACGGTATTGCACAATGGCAACGCCCCCTTGCAAGGCCTGTGCCACCTGTCCGCACAACAATGCAGTGTCATCACAATCTGGCGTGACCAGATACAAACCTTTAATGCTGAAGCTCACTCGCTTTTTCCTGTACCTCGGACTCACGTGCCCAGAAGAAACGGTCGGGAATAAATTGCCCCATGCCCGGCCTAAAAGCGTGACGCAGGGTTTGCCAGGTGAATTCCTGTGCTTCGTGCACGGCTTCTTCCATACTCAAGCCATGTGCCAAACATGCGGTGATGGCACTGGTGAGCGTGCAGCCAGAGCCATGATAACTGCCAGGCAAACGCTCCCAGTGATAATCCTTGATCAGGCCAGGCGCCCCATTTTGTAAACCATACAAACTGTTAACGACGTCATTTGAACGCTCGTGCGTGCCCGTGATCATCACATATTCAGCCCCCATGCCCAGCAGGCGTAGCGCACATTCTTCAAGCGAGCTATGCTTCACCTCGTCGCTTTCATCGTAATAGGCCAGGCGACGGGCCTCCAGGCTATTAGGCGTAATCAGAGTGGCTTGCGGGAACAAGAGCTCGCACATCGCGGCCTGCATTTCTTCATTCGACAACTCGTCGCCGCGGCCGGATGCAAGAATCGGATCGATGATAAGCGGCACATCCGGGTAATCAGCCACAATCTCGGCAATCACTGCCACATTTTCAACGCTCCCCAGCAAACCCAATTTAAACGCGCTGACGGAGACATCTTCCAGAATGGTGCGTGCCTGATCATTGATCAGGTCTGCATCCAGTGGCATCACGCTCTCTACCCCCACTGTATCTTGCGCGGTAATGCCAGTAATCACTGACAACGGGTAGCACCCGATGCTGGAGAGCGCCAGAATATCGGCCTGCACACCTGCACCACTGCTGGGATCTGTGGCCGCAAACGTTAAAACGGTGGGAGGGGTATTTGCCATGAAAAATCCTTTGGAGCGGCTGACGGGAATCGAACCCGCGTATCAAGCTTGGGAAGCTGGCGTTCTACCATTGAACTACAGCCGCAGATGAACGGGCTCTATTTTACTTGGTGTTAGCATGAATACAAAACATTATTCAGCATAAAAATAAAGCCGGACAATTGCCCGGCTTTATTAACACTCAACACATTAAATACAATTCGAGTTCACACCATCTGGCAATTTAACGCCAGAACTAAGGATAGGCGTACTACCCAGGTGATCTTCATTCACTGGACAAGCCACTGCATCCGGATCTTCATCATCACCCGCAGCAGGGTTCAGAGAAACGATGGTCATCGTATTCAAAGCAGGGTTAGTTCCGACCAGGCCACCTAAACCAGCGTTGTCACGTGGTGAGATATTCAACGTTGTAGTCGTTGGGGTGGTAGGGGGCGTTGGAACAGCCAAAATACTAGCTGTAGTCGTTGCGGTATTATTAACCAGTGTATAGTTACCTGCATCTACACCACCTAAAGTGATGCCACTGATATTAACAGTTTTACCAGCACCTACGGCACTATCAATAAACTGCCCATCAGCTGTCGCCACTGTCAGCTGATCATTACCCAACCGTCCATTAAATATGGCAGCACCCGTATTTAAAGAAGCAAGTGTATTTCCATCAAAAACTTTGTCATTGGCTGTTATTCCAGCGACAGTTGAAAGGCTAGCCGGGGTAATTTGACCAATAGCTCCAGTTGCACTTGCTGAGGTCTGATTGTTGGTCAAGGTATAACCATACACCTGTCTCGCCACATCAACACCATTTCTACTTGTTGTATTAGTCACACTCAGGATCGAAATAGGATTAGTGGTCACGACCTTATTGTCGCCAACATTTTTGTTATCAAAAGTTGCAGAAACTATATTACTGTAATTAATCACATCACCATCACGGCCCTCTGTCACCAATGATAAGCCTGCAATACTAGCATCTGTTGTCGTATCGTAAACACGACTTACAGACCCAGATAGCTTGGGATCAATCACAATATTTTCAGAGTAAATCAAGCCATTCCCTTTGGCTGCAGCATTGATCTGCTGCGTACCATTTTTTACACCATCATAAGTAGTGCCGTACTGCTTGAAATCATAGCCGTTGAGGATTTTTGTCCCGCGCTGCCCATTATCCGGTGACTGTGAATAAATGAGCCAACGACCATTTGCACCCGTAGAAATATCAAAGTTGCTGGTATTCCTATACCCTCTGCCTGCAACAATTGTCGTATTCAAACTCTGAGCATTAGTAATGATATTGCCAGACTGAATTACATCGCGGCCCGCACGAATAAAGAGATCAGGAGCCTGCCCAATTGTTCCATTGGCTAACGCAAAACCGACTTTGAGTGAAATTTCTTTAGTGACAACATCACCATCAGTCGAAACAAGTGAGACCGACCCAGCATTACCGCTTTGGCCTTTACCTGTTGCACCCGAAGCGTTGATATTGCCAACATTAATACCCGTACCCGCATTCACAGCGATATTACCTGCATTTGTACCGTTGTTATTGCCAGGATTGGAGGCATTCGTATTAATGTCCCCGGTATTAACGCTCCCATTGTTAGCGGTTAGAGTGACATTTGCTCCATTGGAGTTGCTGACGCCTTGAGTATTAATATTACCAATATTCAGATTGCCGCTAGCACTACTGATTTGAACTGCACCTGAATTACTGGCAGCAATATTATTACCAGCACCCGCCCCGCCAGCGCCAGTAGTGATGTTACCGACAGTAGCATTTCCGGAGGTGGAGATTGTCACTGCACCGCCATTACCACCTGGCAATGCAACAACTTGTCCGTTAGGGGCCACGACTGAAGAGCCCGAAGTATCAATATTGCCTGTCATATTGAGGCTGCCAGCATTGATCGTTACTGTGCCACCATTAAACCCAGCTGGCGGAAATGAGTTTTCACGCCCTTTGGCAGAAATATTTGCTGAGCCCAAATCTGCAGAACCAGTCACCGTAATATTCACATTACCAGCGTTTCCTGTGCTACTTCCGGCGCCAGGCGCACTGATATCACCCGCTGTATGCGTCAATGTCGCAGCTGAAAGTGTGACGCCGCCTGTCCCTGAAATATTGGCACCAATTGCTAAATTACCGGTACCGCTATTGTCAGCATCTGCCTTAAGGTTGATACTGCCTTTGCCAGTGGTTGTAATTGCAGCATTTACATTGATGTCATTATTTGCTTCCAGACGCACGCTACCATCACGATTCATCGTAAGCGCACTGTTAACGGTAATGTTATTGTTAGCTTGCAAATAGAGCTCGCTGTAACCCTTCACCTGAGTGACATTGACTTCAGTATTTGCCCCTGGATTACTGGCGAATGCATCATCTGGGGTGCCATCCGGTTGGTTTGCTGGTGCAGATGCCGCGGTGTTATTCAAAACAATGTTTTCAGGATCAAATAAAACGGTGCCACCGATGCCATTTGTGGCACCAACATTAACGTCACCTAGCATGGCCAAGTGCTGCTTGCCAGAGACCTCAACAAACCCACCGTTTCCACTCTTGGCGCCGCCTTGAGCAGAAATCTCGCCATAGTAACGGGTCAAATCATCCGCCCAGACAACCACTTTACCGCCATTGCCTTCCTGAATGGCATCTGCTTTGATCGTTGCACCGCTGGCTACATAAGTGGTTCTAGCGTTGTAAACCGCATCATTTTTACCTTGGTAATCACCACCTACCAACACTTTGCCACCGCCTTTATCGCCGGAGGCATCCAGCACAGCGCCGTTCATCAAAGCGACTTGCTCGCCTGTGACCTCAATAGTGCCGCCAGTAGTGTGCTCACCTTTCGCAATCAAGCGGCCTGACACTTCGACTTTGGCATTATCGCCACCTTCCAGACGGATGACGCCATTACGTTCGACCAGTTGATTGGCTTCCACAATCCCGGAGATATTGATGGCTGAGGCACGGGCATTGGTTGCCATTTGCACAAAGCCACCATCGGCATAAATGGAACCACTGTTTTTAATGGTGGCCTCGAGTGCACCACCAGACAATTTGGTTTTAACCAGCCCATTGCCAAAAAAGTCCAATGTCGCTTGTTGGGCAGAGCCCAATACCACACTACCGTTGCTTGCGACCAAGGTACCACTGTTATCGACGGTTTTGCCTAAGAGAACAATGTAGCCTTCATTTTTTGCTTTGATGACACCATAGTTTTCCACGTTACCAACGATGCTGCCCACGGCAAAATTGTATTTGCCTTTAATAAAGTCATCATTAGAAATGTCCAAACTGGAGGCAACGATATTACCGACATTCACTTCTGCACCGTGACCAAATAAAATCCCGTTTTGGTTAATCAGGAACAGGCTTCCATTGGAATTAAGTGTGCCCATGATTTCGGAACGGCTATCTCCGATTACACGGTAGAGCGCACGGCCAGCATCTGGCATCACAACATCTAGTTGATGGCCTTTTTCTACACCAAACTTGTAAAAATCAACAATATTGACATTGGCTGTATGGGTATACTGAGTATGCGTACTGCTCAAATCTTTGACTGCCAGATCACCCGCAACCACCCCAGCAACCACATTGGTATCAGCAAAAGAAGTCAATGGAGCGATGACCGCAGCAAATGCACTGGCGACAAGCATGCCACGTTTGGCAGAAGAGGTGATAGCACCAATATGTCGCTTGCCTATATAGCCAGAAGCCGGTTCAGGCACTTTTCCACTGACACTGGACTTACCTTGCGCACGCGCGGTTTCTGCAACGGCAACCCAAGCTTGCTGAAGCCGACTCCACACAAGACGGTAGATATGGTTTAAGGATGCTGCTTTCATGACACTTCTCCTTGTTAATAATAAACGCCACCGATCTCATGACCAGTGGGTTACCATTACTTCTCTCATATTCCTGATATGAATGTAATTTTGGTTCAGGAATTTTTTTTTGTATGTAGCCCAGTATGACTAATGCCTATTCATCCGAGCTACTTATTTTATTTTTGCCAGGCCGAGGCCTGTTGGTTTACTACTAGAAATTTTTTCTCAACTGACCCCAGAGCTGGTACTCAGTATTACTTGACGACCCATCCAGATCACGCTTTTGCTGGGAGTAAGTGGTCGTTAATACCCACTGTCCTGGAATCTGGATATCAGTACCGATACCCACATGTTGGGAGCGGACATAGTTGCTGCTGCCAATCGGGTCATGATTTAACTTGCCACGACCAGCATCGTAAAAAACAAACGGCGTCACAGCTTGGATGTAGGGAGTCACGTCAGCGCCCGTGGTCGCAAAAGTACGGCGTAAATCAGTTCCTGCCATCCAGCCTTGGTCTGCCTGGCTGGGGATATCAGAGAATTGACGCCAGCGGTTAATGGCCCCAATACCAAAGCGCTCTGCGATATCAAGGTTACTATTTGTGCCTTGGTAATCTGCCCGCACAATCCAGTTAACGCCATTGTCGAATACCTGCGTACGGCTGGAAGTCCAGTTCCATTTGGTAAAACTGCCCTGGGTATCAAGTTGAGACCTATCCGTATCCTTTGCTGAGGCATCCTTGAATGAAACATTCCCTTGCGTGAGCACCAAACTCCATTGATAAGCAACGTCACCGGTCTCATTGATCCAATCACCTAACACGCCGAGCTCAAGGCTGCTAATGTTACGGCGGTTGTTAATAGAAAATGCCTTCACATCGTCATCCAGAATTTTGTAGTTGCTACCCACTTTGAATGAAATGCTTTTTTTAGTTTCACGTAACCAGGGATGTTCTAAAGACGCATAAAAATAATGCGCATCGCCCGACGCATCAAACTGTTTGAAATCGCGACCAAGCTCATAATCTACATAGCTGTAAGCCAGATTTAAAATATTACCTGCACTGCCAACAGGGGTCAGATACAATCCACTCAATGAGCGCTGACCTTCATCTCTGGAAACTTTACCCACCACCGCCAATTGATCTCCACGACCGTTCAGGTTGTTGATGGCACCGCCAAAACCTAATGTTTCTCGACCGGTGTAACGGTTGCCGTAAGTGTTTGCCGCAACATACCCACTGTAACGCGCTCTGGGTTCAACAGACACAGCCACATCTGAACTGCCCACAGCCTCACCGGGGTTGAGCTGAGAGGTGACCTGAATGCCCGGCAAGCCGTTCATCACCATGATATTGCGCACAAGGTTGCGCTCATTGAGCACATCCCCCTTGTTCAAGCCGTACTCGGAAACAGACTGGAAATACGACTGATTCAGCCCTTCACCGGTTTCGGCTTTCACCTCGCCCAAAGTACCTTCCAGAATCGCCAACTCAACCACAGCTTCTGCTTCAGTAGTTTTTTGCAAATCTTGCGTAGGCAAATAGACTTGTGTCAGCAAGTAGCCACGTTGGCGGTAATAGTTCCGAATGGTACCCACCGCTTCATTTAGCTCGCGCATACCAACTTCATGGCCAGTCAGCGAGGCGACTTGTGCTGCAAGCACCTCATCTGAAAACTGTTTGTTACCAGAAAATTTGAACGCCTTGACCACAATCTTCAGACTGGATTTCTTTTGTTTTTTTTCTGGCTGTGGCGTTTCTTGTGGCACCTGAATAATGGGCCGTGGCTCTGGAATAATCGGTCTAGGGATATTGGGCTGCAAGGGCTCCGGGAACGAAACGCCCCCTGCCAAAACCTGCGAGCAATATCCCATGACCAGCCAAGGAATCAGGCGCATACCTGTCGTGTGTTTTTTCAAGATGACTCCCCAAAACTTTTATTAAAATCAATATGCTACAAATAATATCTCAACCCTCAAATTTACCTTAAAAAACAATCAAACACTAACTCTTTTTTACAAAACACCCTGTCATTGAAGACCACTTTTGCAAATTTGCTAGTATTCCAGGGCATCGACATCCAATACCCAGCGAATTTTCGCCTGTAATGGATGTGCTCTTACCCAGGCGACGGCGACTTGCAGTAGCTGCTGCAAGGCGTTGCGATGTGCAGATTGCATCATCACATAACCCCGCTCCATACGGTTCAGGCGTGCAAGCCCTGGTCTGACAGGATCATAAATTAGCGGCTGATCAGGCAAAGTTGCAGCATGCTGATCGACATAGGCTCTGGCGGCCAAACTAAACTCCGTCAGAAACTGGTTTACCAAGGCATACTCAGTGGCTTCTGCTTTCATCACGGCAATATAGGTAGCAGGCGGGAACTGCATCGCCATTCGCTCTTGCAACAAAGCCTGTGCAAACTCGGCGTAATTCTGCTCGCGCAAGGCGGCAAATAATGGGTGCTGCGGGAAGGCCGTTTGTATTAACACCTCACCCGGTTTTTCACCACGGCCGGCACGACCGGCCACCTGCATTAATTGAGCAAACAAGCGCTCGCTGGCGCGGTAATCCGGGCTATACAATGCACTGTCGGTATCGAGCACACCCACCAAGGTCAGATTAGCAAAATCATGGCCTTTGGCCAGCATTTGGGTGCCCACCAAAATATCGATTTCACCAGCATGCACCTCGGAAAGCAAGGTAGTTAAAGCATCTTTGGCCTGAATGGTATCTCTGTCCACGCGTGCGACACGCGCCTGCGGAAAGACCTGCTGCAGCGTTTCCTCGATGCGTTGCGTCGCCTGACCAACCGGGCGCAAATCTGGATTGCCGCAACTTGGGCATTGCAGCGGAATAGGCTGCTCATCGCCACAGTGGTGACAGCGCAGCACGCGCTGCCGCAGGTGCAGCACCGCTTTGGCAGAACATCGGCGGCAATCGGCCAGCCACTGGCAGGCCGAGCAATGCAGCACCGGGGCATAGCCACGGCGATTAATAAACAACAAGCTTTGTTCGCCACGCTGCAAACGCTGCGCTAT
It includes:
- a CDS encoding YDG domain-containing protein → MKAASLNHIYRLVWSRLQQAWVAVAETARAQGKSSVSGKVPEPASGYIGKRHIGAITSSAKRGMLVASAFAAVIAPLTSFADTNVVAGVVAGDLAVKDLSSTHTQYTHTANVNIVDFYKFGVEKGHQLDVVMPDAGRALYRVIGDSRSEIMGTLNSNGSLFLINQNGILFGHGAEVNVGNIVASSLDISNDDFIKGKYNFAVGSIVGNVENYGVIKAKNEGYIVLLGKTVDNSGTLVASNGSVVLGSAQQATLDFFGNGLVKTKLSGGALEATIKNSGSIYADGGFVQMATNARASAINISGIVEANQLVERNGVIRLEGGDNAKVEVSGRLIAKGEHTTGGTIEVTGEQVALMNGAVLDASGDKGGGKVLVGGDYQGKNDAVYNARTTYVASGATIKADAIQEGNGGKVVVWADDLTRYYGEISAQGGAKSGNGGFVEVSGKQHLAMLGDVNVGATNGIGGTVLFDPENIVLNNTAASAPANQPDGTPDDAFASNPGANTEVNVTQVKGYSELYLQANNNITVNSALTMNRDGSVRLEANNDINVNAAITTTGKGSINLKADADNSGTGNLAIGANISGTGGVTLSAATLTHTAGDISAPGAGSSTGNAGNVNITVTGSADLGSANISAKGRENSFPPAGFNGGTVTINAGSLNMTGNIDTSGSSVVAPNGQVVALPGGNGGAVTISTSGNATVGNITTGAGGAGAGNNIAASNSGAVQISSASGNLNIGNINTQGVSNSNGANVTLTANNGSVNTGDINTNASNPGNNNGTNAGNIAVNAGTGINVGNINASGATGKGQSGNAGSVSLVSTDGDVVTKEISLKVGFALANGTIGQAPDLFIRAGRDVIQSGNIITNAQSLNTTIVAGRGYRNTSNFDISTGANGRWLIYSQSPDNGQRGTKILNGYDFKQYGTTYDGVKNGTQQINAAAKGNGLIYSENIVIDPKLSGSVSRVYDTTTDASIAGLSLVTEGRDGDVINYSNIVSATFDNKNVGDNKVVTTNPISILSVTNTTSRNGVDVARQVYGYTLTNNQTSASATGAIGQITPASLSTVAGITANDKVFDGNTLASLNTGAAIFNGRLGNDQLTVATADGQFIDSAVGAGKTVNISGITLGGVDAGNYTLVNNTATTTASILAVPTPPTTPTTTTLNISPRDNAGLGGLVGTNPALNTMTIVSLNPAAGDDEDPDAVACPVNEDHLGSTPILSSGVKLPDGVNSNCI
- a CDS encoding ShlB/FhaC/HecB family hemolysin secretion/activation protein gives rise to the protein MKKHTTGMRLIPWLVMGYCSQVLAGGVSFPEPLQPNIPRPIIPEPRPIIQVPQETPQPEKKQKKSSLKIVVKAFKFSGNKQFSDEVLAAQVASLTGHEVGMRELNEAVGTIRNYYRQRGYLLTQVYLPTQDLQKTTEAEAVVELAILEGTLGEVKAETGEGLNQSYFQSVSEYGLNKGDVLNERNLVRNIMVMNGLPGIQVTSQLNPGEAVGSSDVAVSVEPRARYSGYVAANTYGNRYTGRETLGFGGAINNLNGRGDQLAVVGKVSRDEGQRSLSGLYLTPVGSAGNILNLAYSYVDYELGRDFKQFDASGDAHYFYASLEHPWLRETKKSISFKVGSNYKILDDDVKAFSINNRRNISSLELGVLGDWINETGDVAYQWSLVLTQGNVSFKDASAKDTDRSQLDTQGSFTKWNWTSSRTQVFDNGVNWIVRADYQGTNSNLDIAERFGIGAINRWRQFSDIPSQADQGWMAGTDLRRTFATTGADVTPYIQAVTPFVFYDAGRGKLNHDPIGSSNYVRSQHVGIGTDIQIPGQWVLTTTYSQQKRDLDGSSSNTEYQLWGQLRKNF